ACCGGAAGCCGAGGTTTTTAAGAAAGGTTTACGATATACATCTAAATCATTGTCTTCTATGCGATAGCGACTGCCTCCTTCTAAAGTTCTATCAACTAAAAGGGGGTCTTGGGTCATCATTTCCCCAGCTAAAGGTAAACCCATTTGTTGAATTTTCCAAGGTAATTTCGCCGCAGGAGAAATCGGTGTATTGATAATAGCTATATTGGCAATCTTTTCTGGATGACGTAGGGCATATTGTAAGCCAACGGAAGCTAAATATCCTTGGACTACAAGAGAAAACTTCTCTAATTCTAGAGCATCAATTAAGTCTCCCAGGGCAGTAATAAATGCATCAGGAGTATAGGCAAAGTCTCTCTTTTCCGGTTTGTCTGAGAAACCATAACCAATCCAATCGGGGGCGATCGCTCTGGTTCCCTGTTTTGCCAAGGCTGGTATAATATTACGCCAGCTATAACTTTGAGACACGATACCATGGAGTAGAACTACTGGTAAAAGCTCACTTCTACCAATGGGTTCGGCTTCACGATAAAACCATTTAAGTGATTTTACTGTTATTTCTTGTTCTTTTATTGACATTTTAAATGCAGAGATGCAGGATTCGTGATGAAAAAATAACTATTAATATAGTCATCATCAACTACTCACAAGGATGGTGGGGGAGATTGGTATTAACCATGAATGATTTTCTCCTTTACCTTTGCCAATTTTTAAGTAGCCGCAAAATTAATCATCTCACGAATTGTGTACGCTGTGGCGGGGGCGAGGAGAACACCGTTGCGATAATGTCCAGTGGCTAACAGAACGTTTTGATAACCGGAAAGCGGTTCGATGATAGGTGCAGGTCGTCCTTCGGGACGGGGACGCAATCCTGACCAAGTGCGGAGAATAGTTGCTGTGGATAGTTGGGGACAAAAGGCGATCGCTCTTTCCCTCACCTGCTGTAAAAGTTCCCTATTCGCAGAGATTTCCGGAGCTTCTGTGGGAAATTCTACCGTTGCTCCCACCCAATATTCCCCCTTTCCCTGGGGAACAATATGCACATCATCCCCTGTAATTACTGGTTGAAAATCAAGATTACCCATACTTTCACTGAGTTGTAAGTGTAAAGCTTGACCCAGAACAGGACGAATATCGACCATCTGATTTAATTGAGCGGTGAGCAAAGTAGAACCGAGTCCGGCGGTGATAATAAATTTATCGGCAGTAATTTTTCCCCTACTTGTCTCAATTTCCTGACAAATAATTCCCTGACTCTGGGGGTGGGATTTCATCCCGATGACATCGACTCCAAATTGAAAATTTACCCCGTGATATTTTGCCCCATCGACTAAAGCTAGAGTCAGAGCGGTGGGATCGATTTGCATATCCTGGGGAGAGTACACCGCACCAATTAGGTTATCTGTAGCGACTTGGGGACAAAGGTGAGCTAATTTATCTGTGTCAAAAATTTCTAATTGCCAGTTTTGCTGCTGACGAATGGTGACTAATTTATCCCACTGGGAAATTTCATCAGCTTCTGGGGTTTTGGTCAATAACAGCAAAATTCCCTGGGAATTTCGGGGAATTAAACGACCTGTAATTGCTTCGAGTTCTGGGATTAGGGTGAGATAACGCTGGATGCTAGTTTGCCGCAGTTGCCAAGCTTTACCCTTGACTTTGTGACTAATAATTCCCATTAAAACACCTAGAGCCGCCCCTGTGGAAGCCTGGGCAGGTGGTTGTCTATCGAAAACAGTGATATTGAGTCCGGGAACTTGACTCAATTCGTAGGCGATCGCTGCTCCGATCACACCACAACCGATAATTGCAATATTCATGAATTGAGTAAGGGGTGAAGAGGGGAGAGCAACAAAGTGTGTTCAGGGGACATAGGGTTTAGGGTTAAGAGTATTACCCATTCCCTATTCCCTATTCCCTATTTTCTATTCCCTATTTCCGAATTAACCTTCCTCCGTGGCAGTTTCTGGAGTTGCAGGAAGTAAATTCAGGAATTCGTCAATGTCAGAGAAAGCAGAGCTATAGTATTTCAAAGCCAGTGTTTGGTTGCGATCGTCTGTAGCTTGGTCAATTTTAACCAAATGGTCAAATAAATTCCGTGCTACTTTTCGCGCTGCTGCTTGCTCTTTGGGCAGCAAGTTAGGCGCTACGTAGTTCATTGCCAGTCGTAATTCTGCCATAGGACCATGGATGAAATTACCGACCTTAATCCATTCTTTCTTTGCAATCAGAGCTCCTAATTCTGAACTGCGATCGCGCACTGCTTGAATATCAGGTTTGTATTCCTGGATAATAACTAATTGTTCTGGTGTATAGGTAGCAGGTGCTTTGGCTTCTACTGGACCACCACAACTAATCAGGAAAGTGGCTAACAGAACTAGAATCAGGGAGAAAATTGAGCGTTGACGCGCCATATGACCAAGAAAATGTATGATGTGTTGCCGTTTAACAGTGTCAT
The Calothrix sp. 336/3 DNA segment above includes these coding regions:
- a CDS encoding alpha/beta fold hydrolase, yielding MSIKEQEITVKSLKWFYREAEPIGRSELLPVVLLHGIVSQSYSWRNIIPALAKQGTRAIAPDWIGYGFSDKPEKRDFAYTPDAFITALGDLIDALELEKFSLVVQGYLASVGLQYALRHPEKIANIAIINTPISPAAKLPWKIQQMGLPLAGEMMTQDPLLVDRTLEGGSRYRIEDNDLDVYRKPFLKTSASGRALLNTIRNLQLEQATTEIEAGLKNWQQPILIQWGMIDPWLNVQMAERLEKSLPNAELIRLNNVGHYPQEHYHETILQDLLPFLRKV
- a CDS encoding FAD-binding oxidoreductase — its product is MNIAIIGCGVIGAAIAYELSQVPGLNITVFDRQPPAQASTGAALGVLMGIISHKVKGKAWQLRQTSIQRYLTLIPELEAITGRLIPRNSQGILLLLTKTPEADEISQWDKLVTIRQQQNWQLEIFDTDKLAHLCPQVATDNLIGAVYSPQDMQIDPTALTLALVDGAKYHGVNFQFGVDVIGMKSHPQSQGIICQEIETSRGKITADKFIITAGLGSTLLTAQLNQMVDIRPVLGQALHLQLSESMGNLDFQPVITGDDVHIVPQGKGEYWVGATVEFPTEAPEISANRELLQQVRERAIAFCPQLSTATILRTWSGLRPRPEGRPAPIIEPLSGYQNVLLATGHYRNGVLLAPATAYTIREMINFAAT
- the psbQ gene encoding photosystem II protein PsbQ codes for the protein MARQRSIFSLILVLLATFLISCGGPVEAKAPATYTPEQLVIIQEYKPDIQAVRDRSSELGALIAKKEWIKVGNFIHGPMAELRLAMNYVAPNLLPKEQAAARKVARNLFDHLVKIDQATDDRNQTLALKYYSSAFSDIDEFLNLLPATPETATEEG